CTTGCTGTCTTTGCTAGGGAAGATTTAAAGGCACAGAAAGCAGCTATTCTTTATGACGTTTCAAGCGATTACTCTCAGGGTTTAAGAGAATTTTTTACAGCTGATTATGAAGCATCAGGCGGAGTAATTGTAGCCAACGAGGGGCATAGAGGAGAAGATGTAGATTTTAGAGCACAGCTAACCAAAATAGCGCAAGCTGAGCCAGATGTCCTCTGCATCCCAACCATGGGTAAATGCCTTCCCCTTGCAGTTAAACAAGCAAGAGAGATGGGAATAAACGTTCCTATCATCGGTGGCGACGGTTACGGGGACTTTATGTGGGAAATCGCTGGCAATAGCATGAACAATACATTTTGGATTAGTCATGTAGCGAAAGAAGATCCCACGCTTAAAGAGTTTTTTGAAAAATATGAAAAACAGACAGGAACAGAGTGTCAAGAATTTATGAATGCTGTTATGGCATACGATTGTGTCTATTGGCTTAAAAATGCCATTGAAACCGCCAACAGCGATGATCCTATAAAAGTTCGTGATGCACTTGAACAAACAAAAGACTTAAAACTTATGCACGCAACTCTGACAATGGATGAGTTTCACAATCCTAAAAACAAAGATGGATATATCCTAGAAGCAAAGGACGGCAAAGCGGTCTTTTTTAAGAAAATTAAAGCAGAATAATATTTTTCTGAAGAGTAACAACAAAATTGTTAATA
This region of Synergistaceae bacterium genomic DNA includes:
- a CDS encoding ABC transporter substrate-binding protein, whose protein sequence is MRRIMFLVVGLILLASLIFYTTVHFSENTIKIGEIATLTGDFAAYGVAEVESVKMAVNEINAEGGILGKKIKLIMYDCRTRNEDMVNAARRLVQQDKVVAAIGPSGSGLCIAASPIFNQGKVAHLGTLPTNPKVTVDEKGDVRPYNFRICFLDPYQGKILAVFAREDLKAQKAAILYDVSSDYSQGLREFFTADYEASGGVIVANEGHRGEDVDFRAQLTKIAQAEPDVLCIPTMGKCLPLAVKQAREMGINVPIIGGDGYGDFMWEIAGNSMNNTFWISHVAKEDPTLKEFFEKYEKQTGTECQEFMNAVMAYDCVYWLKNAIETANSDDPIKVRDALEQTKDLKLMHATLTMDEFHNPKNKDGYILEAKDGKAVFFKKIKAE